From the genome of Segatella hominis, one region includes:
- a CDS encoding Panacea domain-containing protein, with the protein MNSIHDITDYIILRVKSEDRFASLINLKLQKLLYYVQAWSYGINKKPMFDGEFEAWIHGPVNREIYNRFNSTKYLYSEINIDDCMNHNVSLSSEDAEFIDFILENYLKYSGAELERLSHNEMPWIETRGDLNVNERCDKVITPELMIEYYGKKWETIKS; encoded by the coding sequence ATGAACTCAATACACGATATAACAGACTACATTATCTTACGAGTAAAATCGGAAGATAGATTTGCGTCTTTAATAAATTTAAAGTTGCAGAAGTTATTGTATTATGTTCAAGCATGGTCTTATGGTATCAATAAAAAACCTATGTTTGACGGCGAGTTTGAAGCATGGATTCATGGTCCGGTAAATCGAGAAATCTACAATCGATTTAATTCTACAAAATATCTCTATTCAGAAATCAATATTGATGATTGCATGAATCACAATGTGAGTTTATCATCAGAAGACGCTGAATTTATTGACTTTATATTGGAGAATTATCTTAAATATAGCGGTGCTGAATTAGAACGATTGTCCCACAATGAGATGCCTTGGATTGAAACACGTGGAGATTTAAATGTAAATGAGCGTTGTGACAAGGTTATTACTCCAGAACTAATGATTGAGTATTATGGGAAAAAATGGGAAACTATTAAATCTTAA
- a CDS encoding RteC domain-containing protein, translating into MNYFLLAETDFFRLINEAGDCNMETAYTAFATQVIELCNGGMDMNLTVIALAYIEIELQHHPVRNLSEEKREIAAYVSKALSFVRKMQKFLATPQVPPLISANNATETTASLLQWTGNAIDLVELIYGIDEMGCINNGNMPLKQLAPLLYKIFGVESKDCYRFYTDIKRRKNESRTYFLDRMQEKLNERMLRDDELDRMRR; encoded by the coding sequence ATGAATTATTTCTTGTTGGCGGAAACCGACTTTTTCCGCCTGATAAACGAAGCCGGCGACTGCAATATGGAAACGGCATACACGGCTTTCGCCACCCAAGTGATCGAACTGTGCAACGGCGGCATGGACATGAACCTTACCGTCATCGCGCTTGCCTACATCGAAATCGAGTTGCAGCACCATCCCGTGCGTAATCTGTCAGAAGAAAAAAGAGAGATTGCCGCCTACGTCAGCAAGGCTCTGTCTTTCGTAAGAAAGATGCAGAAATTCCTTGCCACGCCCCAAGTGCCACCACTAATATCCGCCAATAACGCAACAGAAACCACCGCCAGCCTCCTGCAATGGACGGGCAATGCCATCGACCTCGTGGAACTTATCTACGGCATCGACGAGATGGGCTGCATCAACAACGGCAACATGCCGCTCAAACAGCTTGCCCCGCTCCTTTACAAGATATTCGGGGTTGAGTCGAAGGACTGCTACCGTTTCTACACCGACATCAAACGCCGGAAGAACGAAAGCCGCACCTACTTCCTTGACAGAATGCAGGAGAAATTGAACGAGAGGATGCTGCGCGATGATGAGTTGGATCGTATGAGGAGATAA
- a CDS encoding dihydrofolate reductase family protein yields the protein MGKVQILAVLTMDGCLSSELYDKAHQDLCLDRCGLDEIREKALYHVTPDYSISMLHEWRKDGTNIRYLAEATPDTSDYINGLLRMHAVDEIILYTVPFIAGTGRHFFKSALPEQHWTLSSLKSYSNGVCRIIYILDKKAR from the coding sequence ATGGGTAAAGTTCAGATTCTCGCCGTACTGACGATGGACGGATGTCTTTCTTCAGAGTTATATGATAAAGCACATCAGGATTTGTGCCTTGACCGTTGCGGTCTTGATGAAATCAGGGAGAAAGCCCTTTACCATGTCACACCGGACTATTCCATTTCAATGCTGCACGAATGGCGGAAAGACGGTACAAACATTCGTTACCTCGCGGAAGCCACACCAGACACGTCGGACTATATCAACGGACTGCTGCGTATGCACGCTGTGGACGAAATCATACTATACACCGTTCCTTTCATCGCGGGAACAGGACGGCATTTTTTCAAATCGGCTCTGCCGGAGCAACACTGGACGCTTTCCTCCTTGAAAAGCTATTCCAACGGTGTATGTCGCATTATCTATATCCTTGATAAAAAAGCAAGATAG
- a CDS encoding sigma-54-dependent transcriptional regulator: MDKTKIIVVEDNIVYCEYVCNMLSREGYHTMKAYHLSTAKKHLQQATDNDIVVADLRLPDGNGIDLLRWMRKEGKMQPFIIMTDYAEVHTAVESMKLGSIDYIPKQLVEDKLVPLLRSIQKERQAGQRRMPVFAREGSAFQKIMHRIRLVAATDMSVMIFGENGTGKEHIAHHLHDKSKRAGKPFVAVDCGSLTKELAPSAFFGHVKGAFTGADSTKKGYFYEAEGGTLFLDEVGNLALETQQMLLRAIQERRYRPIGDKSDRSFNVRIIAATNEDLEAAVSEKRFRQDLFYRLHDFGITVPPLRDCQEDILPLAEFFREIANKELECNVSGFSSEARKALLTHAWPGNVRELRQKIMGAVLQAQEGVATKEHLELAVIKPTSHVSFALRNDVEDKERILRALKQANGNRSVAAELLGIGRTTLYSKLEEYGLKYKFKQS; the protein is encoded by the coding sequence ATGGATAAGACAAAAATAATTGTGGTGGAAGACAACATTGTGTATTGCGAATATGTCTGCAATATGCTGTCACGGGAGGGCTACCACACTATGAAGGCTTACCATCTCTCAACCGCGAAGAAACATCTGCAACAGGCAACGGATAATGACATCGTGGTTGCCGACCTGCGTCTGCCTGACGGTAACGGTATAGACCTTTTGCGCTGGATGCGAAAGGAGGGAAAGATGCAACCCTTCATTATCATGACCGACTATGCCGAAGTGCATACCGCAGTGGAAAGCATGAAGCTCGGTTCGATAGACTATATCCCCAAACAGCTTGTGGAGGATAAACTGGTCCCTCTTCTCCGTTCCATACAGAAAGAACGACAGGCGGGACAACGCCGTATGCCCGTGTTTGCCCGTGAAGGTTCCGCCTTTCAGAAAATCATGCACCGTATAAGGCTGGTAGCCGCTACCGATATGAGCGTGATGATATTCGGAGAGAACGGAACAGGTAAAGAACATATTGCCCACCACCTGCACGACAAAAGTAAACGGGCAGGCAAGCCATTCGTGGCGGTGGACTGCGGTTCACTCACTAAAGAGCTTGCACCATCAGCTTTCTTCGGACACGTCAAGGGCGCGTTCACGGGTGCGGATAGTACCAAGAAAGGGTATTTCTATGAAGCGGAAGGCGGCACGCTGTTTCTGGACGAGGTGGGCAACCTTGCGTTAGAAACCCAACAGATGTTACTCCGTGCCATACAAGAGAGGCGGTATCGCCCGATCGGTGACAAATCGGACAGAAGTTTCAATGTTCGCATCATCGCCGCCACCAATGAGGATCTGGAGGCGGCAGTGAGTGAAAAGCGTTTCCGGCAGGATCTGTTTTACCGTCTGCATGACTTCGGGATAACCGTTCCGCCCTTGCGTGACTGTCAGGAGGACATCTTGCCGTTGGCGGAGTTCTTCCGCGAGATAGCCAACAAGGAATTGGAATGCAATGTGAGCGGTTTCAGTTCCGAAGCACGTAAAGCGTTGCTGACACACGCATGGCCGGGCAACGTGCGGGAACTTCGGCAAAAGATAATGGGAGCTGTATTGCAAGCGCAGGAAGGTGTGGCGACGAAAGAACATCTGGAGCTTGCCGTAATCAAACCTACCTCACACGTCAGTTTCGCCCTGCGCAATGACGTGGAGGATAAGGAACGGATATTACGGGCGTTGAAACAGGCAAACGGCAACCGGAGTGTCGCCGCAGAACTGCTCGGAATAGGCAGAACAACACTATACAGCAAACTTGAAGAGTATGGACTTAAATATAAATTCAAGCAATCATAG
- a CDS encoding ATP-binding protein, with translation MERSGNFYKAIRLGYILISILIGCMAYNSLYEWQEIEALELGNKKIDELRKEINNINIQMIKFSLLGETILEWNDKDIEHYHARRMAMDSMLCRFKVTYPAERIDSVRSLLEDKERQMFQIVRLMDEQQSINKKIANQIPVIVQKSVQEQSKKPKRKGFLSIFGKKEGTKPTTTTTTLRSSNRNMVNEQKAQSRRLSEQADSLAARNAELNRQLQGLICQIEKKVQSDLQNRESEITAMRKKSFMQIGGLMGFVLLLLVISYIIIHRDAKNIKRYKRKTTDLIEQLEQSMQQNEVLITSRKKAVHTITHELRTPLTAITGYTELLRKECNSGNNGQYIQNILQSSDRMRDMLNTLLDFFRLDNGKEQPRLSPCRISAITHTLETEFMPVAVNKGLSLSVKTGHDAIVLTDKERIIQIGNNLLSNAVKFTEEGGVSLITEYDNGVLTLVVEDTGTGMTEEEQKQAFGAFERLSNAAAKEGFGLGLAIMRNIVSMLGGTIRLDSKKGKGSRFTVEISMQEAEEQLGYTSDTPVYHNNKFHDVVAIDNDEVLLLMLKEMYSQEGIHCDTCTDAAALMEMIRQKEYSLLLTDLNMPGINGFELLELLRSSNVGNSPTIPVVVATASGSCNKGELLAKGFAGCLFKPFSISELMEVSDKCAIKATPDGEPDFSALLSYGNEAVMLDKLMTETEKEMQAVQDAAIEKDLQKLDSLTHHLRSSWEVLRADQPLRELYGLLHGDTLPDGEALSRAVTAVLEKGAEIIRLAEKERRKYEDG, from the coding sequence ATGGAGCGGTCAGGAAATTTCTATAAGGCAATACGGTTGGGATATATACTTATCTCCATTCTTATCGGATGTATGGCATATAATAGCCTCTATGAATGGCAGGAGATAGAAGCATTAGAACTTGGCAATAAAAAAATAGACGAGCTCCGAAAAGAAATAAACAATATCAATATTCAAATGATAAAATTTTCTCTATTGGGTGAAACGATACTGGAATGGAACGATAAAGATATCGAGCATTACCATGCACGGCGTATGGCAATGGACAGTATGCTCTGCCGTTTCAAGGTCACCTATCCAGCAGAGCGCATCGATAGTGTGCGCAGTCTTTTAGAGGATAAGGAACGACAGATGTTCCAGATAGTCCGGTTAATGGATGAACAACAATCTATTAACAAGAAGATAGCCAATCAAATTCCGGTTATTGTGCAGAAAAGTGTGCAGGAACAGTCCAAAAAGCCAAAACGAAAAGGTTTCTTGAGCATCTTCGGCAAAAAAGAGGGAACGAAGCCAACGACAACAACGACTACGCTCCGTTCATCCAATAGAAACATGGTCAACGAACAGAAAGCGCAGAGCCGTCGATTGTCAGAACAAGCCGATAGTCTTGCTGCCCGTAATGCAGAACTTAACAGACAACTGCAAGGATTGATTTGCCAAATCGAAAAGAAGGTACAATCTGATTTACAAAATAGAGAAAGCGAGATAACAGCCATGCGTAAAAAATCATTTATGCAGATAGGCGGCTTGATGGGATTTGTTCTTTTGCTGTTGGTCATTTCCTATATCATCATACACCGTGATGCAAAGAACATTAAACGATACAAACGCAAGACAACGGATTTGATCGAGCAATTGGAACAGTCCATGCAACAAAATGAGGTACTCATAACCTCCCGAAAGAAAGCGGTACATACTATTACCCATGAGTTGCGTACACCACTGACGGCAATAACCGGCTATACCGAACTTTTGCGGAAAGAATGCAATAGCGGTAATAATGGGCAATATATCCAAAATATACTGCAATCCTCCGACCGTATGCGGGATATGCTCAACACTTTGCTTGACTTCTTCCGCCTGGACAACGGCAAGGAACAGCCCCGTCTGTCACCCTGCCGGATTTCTGCAATCACGCACACACTTGAAACGGAGTTCATGCCTGTTGCCGTGAACAAAGGGCTGTCCTTGTCCGTGAAGACTGGACACGATGCCATTGTATTGACCGACAAAGAGCGAATAATACAAATCGGGAATAACCTGCTGTCAAACGCTGTCAAGTTCACAGAAGAAGGCGGTGTTTCTTTGATTACTGAATATGATAATGGAGTTCTGACACTGGTCGTTGAAGATACAGGTACAGGCATGACAGAAGAGGAACAGAAACAAGCGTTCGGTGCGTTTGAACGTCTATCAAATGCCGCCGCAAAGGAGGGTTTCGGGCTTGGGCTTGCCATAATGCGTAATATTGTGTCGATGCTTGGCGGAACAATCCGTTTGGACAGCAAGAAAGGGAAAGGCAGTCGTTTCACAGTTGAAATTTCTATGCAGGAAGCTGAAGAACAGCTTGGATATACAAGCGATACACCTGTTTATCATAACAATAAATTCCATGATGTTGTCGCTATTGACAATGATGAGGTATTACTTCTGATGCTGAAAGAGATGTATTCCCAAGAAGGAATACACTGCGACACTTGCACCGATGCTGCGGCACTGATGGAAATGATACGCCAGAAAGAATACAGCCTGTTGCTGACAGACTTGAATATGCCCGGTATAAACGGTTTCGAATTGCTGGAACTGTTGCGTTCGTCCAACGTGGGCAATTCACCAACAATCCCGGTGGTTGTGGCAACCGCTTCGGGCAGTTGTAACAAAGGGGAACTATTGGCAAAAGGCTTTGCCGGATGCCTGTTCAAGCCGTTCTCCATATCGGAACTGATGGAAGTTTCCGACAAATGTGCCATAAAAGCGACACCGGACGGAGAACCTGATTTTTCAGCCTTGCTGTCTTACGGCAATGAAGCCGTCATGCTGGATAAGTTGATGACGGAAACTGAAAAAGAGATGCAGGCGGTACAGGATGCGGCAATAGAGAAAGACCTGCAAAAGCTGGATTCTCTTACACACCACCTGCGCAGCTCGTGGGAAGTACTACGTGCCGACCAACCGCTAAGGGAACTTTACGGATTGCTTCATGGCGATACACTCCCGGATGGTGAAGCGTTAAGCCGTGCTGTGACTGCCGTGTTGGAAAAAGGAGCGGAAATAATCCGGTTGGCAGAAAAGGAAAGGAGAAAATACGAAGATGGATAA
- the tet(Q) gene encoding tetracycline resistance ribosomal protection protein Tet(Q) produces the protein MNIINLGILAHIDAGKTSVTENLLFASGATEKCGRVDNGDTITDSMDIEKRRGITVRASTTSIIWNGVKCNIIDTPGHMDFIAEVERTFKMLDGAVLILSAKEGIQAQTKLLFNTLQKLQIPTIIFINKIDRAGVNLERLYLDIKTNLSQDVLCMQTVVDGSVYPVCSQTYIKEEYKEFVCDHDDNILERYLADSEIPPTDYWNTIIALVAKAKVYPVLHGSAMFNIGINELMDAITSFILPPASVSDRLSAYLYKIEHDPKGHKRSFLKIIDGSLRLRDVVRINDSEKSIKIKNLKTIYQGREINVDEVGANDIAIVEDMEDFRIGDYLGAEPCLIQGLSHQHPALKSSVRPDKPEERSKVISALNTLWIEDPSLSFSINSYSDELEISLYGLTQKEIIQTLLEERFSVKIHFDEIKTIYKERPVKKVNKIIQIEVPPNPYWATIGLTLEPLPLGTGLQIESDISYGYLNHSFQNAVFEGIRMSCQSGLHGWEVTDLKVTFTQAEYYSPVSTPADFRQLTPYVFRLALQQSGVDILEPMLYFELQIPQEASSKAITDLQKMMSEIEDISCNNEWCHIKGKVPLNTSKDYASEISSYTKGLGIFMVKPCGYQITKGGYSDNIRMNENDKLLFMFQKTMSSK, from the coding sequence ATGAATATTATAAATTTAGGAATTCTTGCTCACATTGATGCAGGAAAAACTTCCGTAACCGAGAATCTGCTGTTTGCCAGTGGAGCAACGGAAAAGTGCGGCCGTGTGGATAATGGTGACACCATAACAGACTCTATGGATATAGAGAAACGTAGAGGAATTACTGTCCGGGCTTCTACGACATCTATTATCTGGAACGGGGTGAAATGCAATATCATTGACACTCCGGGACACATGGATTTTATTGCGGAAGTGGAGCGGACATTCAAAATGCTTGATGGAGCAGTCCTCATCTTATCCGCAAAGGAAGGCATACAAGCGCAGACAAAGTTGCTGTTCAATACTTTACAGAAGCTGCAAATCCCGACAATTATATTTATCAATAAGATTGACCGTGCCGGTGTGAATTTGGAGCGTTTGTATCTGGATATAAAAACAAATCTGTCGCAAGATGTCCTGTGTATGCAAACTGTTGTCGATGGATCGGTTTATCCAGTTTGCTCCCAAACATATATAAAGGAAGAATACAAAGAATTTGTATGCGACCATGACGACAACATATTGGAACGATATTTGGCGGATAGCGAAATTCCACCGACTGATTATTGGAATACGATAATCGCTCTTGTGGCAAAAGCCAAAGTCTATCCGGTGCTACATGGATCAGCAATGTTCAATATCGGCATCAATGAGTTGATGGACGCCATCACTTCTTTTATACTTCCTCCGGCATCAGTCTCAGACAGACTTTCAGCTTATCTCTATAAGATAGAGCATGACCCCAAAGGACATAAAAGAAGTTTTCTAAAAATAATTGACGGAAGTCTGAGACTTAGAGACGTTGTAAGAATCAACGATTCGGAAAAATCCATCAAGATTAAAAATCTGAAAACTATTTATCAGGGCAGAGAGATAAATGTTGATGAAGTGGGTGCCAATGATATCGCGATTGTAGAGGATATGGAAGATTTTCGAATCGGAGATTATTTAGGTGCTGAGCCTTGTTTGATTCAAGGATTATCTCATCAGCATCCCGCTCTCAAATCCTCCGTCCGGCCAGACAAGCCCGAAGAGAGGAGCAAGGTTATATCCGCTCTGAATACATTGTGGATTGAAGACCCGTCTTTGTCCTTTTCCATAAACTCATATAGCGATGAATTGGAAATCTCGTTATATGGTTTGACCCAAAAGGAAATCATACAGACATTGCTGGAAGAACGGTTTTCCGTCAAGATCCATTTTGATGAGATCAAGACTATCTACAAAGAACGACCTGTAAAAAAGGTCAATAAGATTATTCAGATCGAAGTGCCACCCAACCCTTATTGGGCCACAATAGGGCTGACTCTTGAACCCTTGCCGTTAGGGACAGGGTTGCAGATCGAAAGTGACATCTCCTATGGTTATCTGAACCATTCTTTTCAAAATGCCGTTTTTGAAGGAATCCGTATGTCTTGCCAATCAGGATTACATGGATGGGAAGTGACAGATCTGAAAGTGACTTTTACTCAAGCCGAATATTATAGCCCGGTAAGTACACCTGCTGATTTCAGGCAGCTGACCCCTTATGTCTTCAGGCTGGCTTTGCAACAGTCAGGTGTGGACATTCTCGAACCGATGCTATATTTTGAGTTGCAGATACCCCAGGAGGCAAGTTCCAAAGCTATTACAGATTTGCAAAAAATGATGTCTGAGATTGAAGACATCAGTTGCAATAATGAGTGGTGTCATATTAAAGGGAAAGTTCCATTAAATACAAGTAAAGACTATGCCTCAGAAATAAGTTCATACACTAAGGGCTTAGGCATTTTTATGGTTAAGCCATGCGGGTATCAAATAACAAAAGGCGGTTATTCTGATAATATCCGCATGAACGAAAACGATAAACTTTTATTCATGTTTCAAAAAACAATGTCATCAAAATAA
- a CDS encoding DNA methylase, producing the protein METRSSLSRSLHTNRGLEKLEPYEGKLSCTVLRGEEGSNALDLPDRPSDLAQRDGRGVRAGNEIAKLYADNKVDVIIYAVEKSLDSYKFNLLHCKQTFISQLKSGALGARTIDEGAMDEKSGMNFSEYMAILSGNTDLLDKAKLEKKIASLEGERKSFNKGKRDSETKLQSKTAELGNNKASLKGMTEDYGKFMGKAKKDKDGNILNLITLDGVESTNLEVIGKHLQMLAEKETTGGQYKRIGEIYGFPVKIVSETSFENGLPFVDNRFFVEGNYKYQYNYGHIAKSDPIAAANNFLNALQKIPSYIEQYDSRCKALEKEIPQLEEIAGKTWKKEEELKQLKSELAALDRKIQLELAPPTPEVAEKENEGQQVKPEAEDVRNRQAQYSENAPPQIRNPSESIIPNHTITGHPGLYAKEETRFKGLKI; encoded by the coding sequence ATGGAAACAAGAAGTAGTTTGAGCCGGTCTCTGCATACAAACAGAGGCTTAGAAAAGCTTGAGCCGTATGAGGGGAAACTCTCATGTACGGTTCTTAGGGGGGAAGAGGGCAGCAATGCCCTTGACCTACCCGATCGACCGTCAGACTTGGCACAGCGTGACGGTCGAGGCGTGCGTGCCGGCAACGAGATTGCCAAGCTGTATGCCGACAACAAGGTTGATGTCATCATCTATGCGGTGGAAAAGTCGCTTGACTCGTACAAGTTCAATCTGCTGCACTGCAAGCAGACGTTCATCTCACAGTTGAAAAGCGGAGCCTTGGGGGCGAGAACCATTGACGAGGGAGCAATGGACGAGAAATCGGGCATGAATTTTTCCGAGTATATGGCTATTCTCTCCGGAAATACCGACTTGCTTGACAAGGCGAAGTTGGAGAAGAAGATTGCTTCTCTGGAGGGTGAGCGCAAATCGTTTAACAAGGGCAAACGTGACTCAGAAACAAAGTTGCAGTCAAAGACGGCAGAGTTGGGCAACAACAAAGCCTCTCTCAAGGGAATGACCGAGGACTACGGCAAGTTTATGGGCAAAGCCAAGAAAGACAAGGACGGAAACATCCTCAACCTCATCACTCTTGATGGTGTGGAGTCCACGAACTTAGAGGTTATAGGAAAGCATCTGCAAATGTTGGCGGAGAAAGAGACAACTGGCGGACAATACAAGCGGATTGGAGAAATCTACGGATTCCCAGTCAAGATTGTCAGCGAGACAAGTTTCGAGAATGGTCTTCCATTTGTTGACAACCGCTTTTTTGTCGAGGGCAATTACAAGTACCAGTACAACTACGGTCACATTGCCAAGTCGGACCCGATAGCAGCGGCAAACAACTTTCTGAATGCCTTACAGAAGATACCAAGCTACATTGAGCAGTATGATTCAAGATGCAAGGCTTTGGAAAAGGAAATACCGCAACTGGAAGAGATAGCTGGCAAGACTTGGAAGAAAGAGGAAGAACTGAAACAATTGAAGTCTGAACTTGCCGCACTTGACCGAAAAATACAACTGGAACTTGCGCCGCCCACGCCCGAAGTCGCCGAAAAGGAGAACGAAGGGCAACAGGTCAAGCCGGAAGCGGAAGATGTGCGGAACAGGCAGGCGCAATATTCCGAAAATGCACCGCCGCAGATACGCAATCCATCGGAAAGTATTATCCCCAATCACACCATAACTGGGCATCCGGGGCTGTATGCCAAGGAGGAAACCCGGTTCAAAGGATTGAAAATATAA
- the ltrA gene encoding group II intron reverse transcriptase/maturase, giving the protein MNDKIKENLLDQSCAPTDNLQSNWDRIDWTKAEQAVKKLQARIVKAQKEGRHNKVKALQWTLTHSFYAKALAVKRVTSNGGGCTPGVDKEIWDTPKAKTQAITQLKRRGYQPMPLRRVHIKKSNGKLRPLGIPTMKDRAMQALYLMALEPVSETTADTRSYGFRKERCCMDAVQQCHNILRKGYSPEWILEGDIKGCFDHISHEWLLANIPMDKAILRKWLKCGYVFNKQMFPTEEGTPQGGIISPTLANMTLDGLQKALADRYKRHHVNGKLYSPMVNLVRYADDFIITCENKETLENEIKPLVAEFMSERGLTLSEEKTVITNVHDGFDFLGFNIRKYGKDILTKPTKKSEKRFMENIRKVIKENKGCRQESLIRILNSKIRGWGGYYQHGATRDSFHRIDHQIFLSLWQWAKRRHSKKGKRWIKDRYWHDIRGNKWTFASKFKKPNGKEDQLTLLSLTSSFPFLQYTQIKGDMNPFDADCRLYFYKRKKSKMLVTLKGRKSLLYLWEKQGRKCPICGEPIDTHKAWNVMPTVQNGKKCNLLVHDECFKLSRKSNGNKK; this is encoded by the coding sequence ATGAACGATAAAATCAAAGAAAATCTCCTCGACCAATCGTGTGCGCCGACTGACAACCTGCAATCAAATTGGGACAGAATAGACTGGACTAAGGCGGAGCAAGCTGTTAAGAAGCTTCAAGCTCGTATTGTAAAGGCTCAGAAGGAAGGCAGACATAACAAGGTGAAAGCCTTGCAATGGACGCTTACCCACTCTTTTTACGCAAAAGCCTTAGCCGTAAAGAGGGTTACTTCTAACGGGGGTGGTTGTACTCCTGGGGTTGACAAAGAAATATGGGATACCCCTAAAGCTAAAACGCAAGCAATAACCCAACTCAAACGCAGAGGCTACCAGCCAATGCCGCTGAGAAGAGTTCATATCAAGAAGAGCAACGGCAAACTGCGACCGTTGGGAATACCGACAATGAAAGACAGAGCCATGCAAGCACTCTATCTTATGGCATTGGAGCCTGTATCAGAAACTACAGCTGATACTCGTTCATACGGTTTCCGCAAGGAACGCTGCTGTATGGATGCAGTACAGCAATGTCATAACATTCTCCGAAAGGGATATTCTCCCGAATGGATTTTGGAGGGTGACATAAAAGGGTGTTTTGACCATATCAGCCATGAGTGGTTACTTGCCAATATCCCAATGGATAAGGCAATACTCCGAAAATGGTTGAAATGTGGCTATGTTTTCAACAAGCAAATGTTCCCGACCGAGGAAGGAACACCGCAAGGTGGTATAATTTCTCCGACACTTGCCAATATGACTTTGGACGGATTGCAGAAAGCTCTTGCAGATAGATATAAGCGCCATCATGTTAATGGTAAGTTGTATTCACCAATGGTGAACCTTGTACGTTATGCGGATGATTTTATCATCACTTGCGAGAACAAGGAAACTCTTGAAAATGAAATCAAGCCATTGGTTGCTGAATTTATGTCTGAAAGAGGTCTGACCTTATCAGAGGAAAAGACGGTGATAACCAACGTGCATGACGGTTTTGATTTTCTTGGCTTTAATATCCGCAAATACGGCAAGGACATATTGACCAAGCCGACAAAGAAATCCGAGAAACGCTTTATGGAGAATATCCGTAAGGTAATTAAGGAGAACAAGGGTTGCAGACAGGAGTCGTTAATCAGAATATTGAACTCTAAAATCCGAGGATGGGGAGGTTATTATCAGCATGGAGCGACACGTGATTCATTTCACAGAATCGACCATCAGATATTCCTCTCACTATGGCAATGGGCAAAACGCCGTCATTCCAAGAAAGGGAAACGGTGGATAAAAGACCGATATTGGCATGACATTCGAGGGAACAAATGGACTTTCGCTTCAAAATTCAAGAAACCAAACGGAAAGGAAGACCAATTGACATTATTGTCTCTGACTTCATCGTTTCCATTCCTGCAATACACGCAGATTAAAGGAGACATGAACCCGTTTGATGCAGACTGTCGTCTGTACTTCTATAAAAGAAAGAAGTCGAAAATGCTTGTTACGCTAAAAGGACGCAAGTCACTGCTGTACCTATGGGAAAAGCAAGGACGCAAATGTCCTATATGCGGTGAGCCTATTGATACGCACAAGGCATGGAATGTCATGCCAACCGTTCAAAACGGAAAGAAATGCAATCTGTTGGTTCATGATGAATGTTTTAAATTATCCCGCAAATCAAATGGAAACAAGAAGTAG
- a CDS encoding DUF1896 domain-containing protein, which produces MNRKKQAQTELSYYGLYLLNHLRENRFPQANDADFIRERADHAAEVYEQARRDALFADAAQELAMAALLKGLRFSKYSILYDVVDSEFPLEVAVEDQEAFVKNLLPLVDNVYSIYNLTDDDFAQSPDYDQLYTELTGAVALFIESNGVQ; this is translated from the coding sequence ATGAACAGAAAGAAACAGGCACAGACAGAACTGTCCTATTACGGACTGTACCTCCTGAACCATCTCAGGGAGAACCGTTTTCCACAAGCCAACGATGCGGACTTTATCCGCGAACGTGCAGACCATGCCGCAGAAGTATATGAGCAGGCACGGCGTGATGCCCTCTTTGCCGATGCGGCACAAGAACTTGCCATGGCAGCATTGCTGAAAGGTCTCCGCTTTTCCAAGTACAGCATCCTGTATGATGTTGTTGACAGTGAGTTTCCACTGGAGGTAGCAGTAGAAGATCAGGAAGCGTTTGTCAAGAACCTCCTGCCTTTGGTTGATAACGTGTATTCCATTTACAACCTCACCGATGACGATTTTGCCCAGTCACCGGACTACGACCAGCTCTACACAGAGTTGACGGGAGCCGTAGCCCTTTTCATAGAGTCAAATGGCGTACAATAG